In Gemmatimonadales bacterium, the sequence CGACATTCACGCCCAGCCGCTGATCGCGCTCGGCCGCTCCCACCTGCTCGACGAGATCGGCGACGACAGCCTCTTCGGGAACATTGACGACGCACTCAACCGCGCGCGCACCCACCTGGGGCTCGCGGAGGTGGAGCGGCCGGACTTCGCCACGCCCACCGTGGCTC encodes:
- a CDS encoding sodium-independent anion transporter; its protein translation is MRPKVLIIRMRNAPAMDSTGLHALKDVVRRSRAERTLVLIADIHAQPLIALGRSHLLDEIGDDSLFGNIDDALNRARTHLGLAEVERPDFATPTVARETAAGGMPAVGRAD